A genomic segment from Chitinophaga flava encodes:
- a CDS encoding TIGR02757 family protein has product MKIQQLRDFLNTKAAYYNHPDFIANDPICIPHRFSELQDIEIAGLFAAILAWGNRTSIINKCTELMRHMDNAPYDYIRHHEPRERMKLMAFCHRTFNGLDLMYFVEFLQHYYTNITSLEFAFSGHLSPQDDNIEKALIGFHKMFFSLEHPTRTEKHISTPAKHSACKRLNMYLRWMVRKDENGVDFGLWQNISPSQLICPMDVHVSRVAARLGLISDAKSDWKTAVALTHELKKLDPEDPAKFDFALFGLGVIEKYV; this is encoded by the coding sequence ATGAAGATCCAACAACTGAGGGACTTCCTGAATACGAAAGCGGCATATTACAATCATCCGGACTTTATTGCAAATGACCCCATTTGCATTCCGCACCGCTTCTCCGAATTACAGGACATAGAAATAGCCGGCCTCTTTGCTGCTATACTGGCCTGGGGCAACCGTACCAGCATTATCAACAAATGCACGGAGCTCATGCGCCATATGGACAATGCCCCCTATGACTATATCCGGCACCACGAGCCCAGAGAGCGCATGAAACTCATGGCCTTCTGTCACCGTACCTTCAATGGACTGGACCTGATGTATTTCGTGGAGTTCCTCCAACATTACTATACCAATATCACCTCCCTCGAATTTGCTTTCAGTGGCCATCTTAGCCCACAGGACGACAATATCGAAAAAGCACTCATCGGCTTCCATAAAATGTTTTTCTCACTGGAACATCCTACCCGAACGGAAAAACATATTTCCACCCCGGCCAAACATTCTGCATGCAAACGATTGAACATGTATTTGCGCTGGATGGTCAGGAAAGATGAAAATGGCGTGGATTTTGGGCTATGGCAAAACATATCACCATCACAACTGATATGCCCCATGGATGTTCATGTAAGCCGCGTGGCTGCCAGACTGGGACTTATATCAGATGCGAAGTCAGACTGGAAAACAGCAGTAGCGCTCACCCACGAGCTCAAAAAGCTGGACCCCGAAGACCCGGCCAAATTCGACTTCGCCCTGTTTGGACTGGGGGTAATCGAAAAATATGTTTGA
- a CDS encoding DUF6263 family protein encodes MKRLLGAITAMLTLSISANAQDYMSVNYNFNKGELFELEQKSRSETYMTVNEVVQRTTRDYNNIISIEITDVQPGRAQLTFRYKELKFNFNAKNQNIFVDAKVSKPDEPFQEGLKKLLNQPFTVELQSTGIITKIDGLDNLLDNAAAAFSNLKKDEQEAYKKLMKDQFGTDAFRSWLEQLLIMYPVHGIKTGTQWEESVPLRGGLVGRVDLYWNLQTWDSQTAKIGGTAKIQTDKVQTLTLEDDIKATAEISGSTSSNYLIARSSGLPSICVQTTEMNGNYTYKVNKAKRIKHDLKVPVKVVTNASYKIKQMK; translated from the coding sequence ATGAAAAGATTATTGGGCGCCATTACAGCTATGCTGACACTGTCCATCTCCGCCAACGCGCAGGATTACATGTCAGTAAACTACAACTTCAACAAAGGGGAATTATTTGAACTGGAGCAGAAAAGCCGCAGTGAAACTTACATGACCGTAAACGAAGTAGTACAACGCACCACCCGCGACTACAACAACATCATCAGCATCGAAATAACAGATGTACAACCTGGCAGAGCCCAGCTGACCTTCCGTTACAAAGAGCTGAAATTCAATTTCAACGCTAAAAACCAGAACATCTTTGTGGATGCCAAGGTCAGCAAACCGGACGAACCCTTCCAGGAAGGCCTCAAAAAATTGCTGAACCAGCCTTTCACCGTGGAATTACAAAGCACTGGCATTATCACTAAAATAGATGGTTTGGATAACCTGCTCGACAACGCTGCTGCAGCTTTCAGCAACCTCAAAAAAGATGAACAGGAAGCCTATAAAAAACTAATGAAAGACCAGTTTGGTACTGATGCCTTCCGCAGCTGGCTCGAACAACTGCTGATCATGTATCCGGTACACGGCATCAAAACCGGCACCCAATGGGAGGAAAGCGTTCCCCTTCGCGGTGGCCTGGTAGGTCGTGTAGACCTCTACTGGAACCTCCAGACCTGGGACTCCCAAACCGCTAAAATCGGTGGGACTGCCAAAATACAAACAGACAAGGTTCAAACCCTCACCCTGGAAGATGATATAAAAGCCACTGCCGAAATCAGCGGCTCTACCTCTTCCAATTACCTGATAGCGCGCAGCAGCGGCCTGCCCAGCATCTGCGTGCAAACCACCGAAATGAACGGTAACTACACCTATAAGGTCAATAAAGCCAAACGCATCAAACACGATCTGAAAGTACCGGTGAAAGTAGTTACCAACGCTTCCTATAAAATAAAACAAATGAAATAA
- a CDS encoding sterol desaturase family protein has translation MKFEKIKNKGQARLFESQYLEMLTKTHPLVIWGMYLPIIGYMLYYSHDTLGFKVGTVALIFFGAMLFWSFFEYIMHRFMFHFASDSPRVQRFIYVMHGNHHEYPRDKQRLFMPPVPSLILASAIFGSQYIFLRQYTFMFFPGFLLGYLIYGSMHYAIHAWNPPFRFMKPLWRNHHLHHYKSEEKGFGVSSAFWDRVFGTFFDLEKEKEDKEKVKELMF, from the coding sequence ATGAAATTTGAAAAGATTAAGAACAAAGGACAGGCAAGATTATTTGAAAGCCAGTACCTGGAGATGCTGACGAAAACGCATCCTCTGGTTATCTGGGGAATGTATTTGCCCATCATCGGCTATATGCTTTATTATAGCCACGACACACTTGGTTTTAAAGTGGGAACGGTTGCCCTGATATTCTTCGGAGCTATGTTATTTTGGTCGTTTTTTGAGTATATCATGCACCGGTTTATGTTCCACTTTGCCAGCGATAGCCCCAGGGTGCAGCGTTTTATCTATGTGATGCATGGTAACCATCACGAGTATCCGCGAGACAAACAACGTTTATTTATGCCTCCGGTGCCGAGTCTGATCCTCGCTTCCGCGATTTTCGGTTCGCAGTATATTTTTCTGCGGCAGTATACATTTATGTTTTTCCCTGGTTTCTTGTTGGGTTACCTGATATATGGCAGTATGCACTACGCCATCCATGCCTGGAACCCACCGTTTAGGTTTATGAAACCATTGTGGCGCAATCACCATTTGCATCACTATAAGAGCGAAGAAAAAGGGTTTGGTGTAAGTTCTGCTTTCTGGGACAGGGTATTCGGTACTTTCTTCGATCTGGAGAAAGAAAAGGAAGACAAGGAGAAAGTGAAGGAACTGATGTTCTGA
- a CDS encoding serine hydrolase: MRNCLLMLLCCCSLFVVQAQPRTDTLLKNMFDRQATPSLRHILQYPDSFRYQLIYTQIDRDANNKPHFKNYYLEVDANQYFNPASTVKLPIAVLALEKLRELKVRGLDGNTPMLTDSSWSGQVTVHTDSSAANGLPSIHHYIKKIFLVSDNDAYNRLYEFIGQQSIHERLWKKGYSRARIVRRFMPLSEEENRHTNAIRFVDNGKTLYEQAPAVSKLQYDFGKTVKIGHGYMDKNDNVVPEPMDFTRHNNLPLEDLQRMLQTVIFPQSVPASQRFRLIPQDYRFLYRYMSQYPSETDYPAYDTSEYFDSYTKFFLFKGAGHSIPSNIRVFNKTGWSYGFLTDAAYIVDFEHNVEFMLTGTIYVNRDGILNDNKYEYEEDGYPFFRDAGKIIYDYELQRKRAYQPDLQDFRIDYKQR; the protein is encoded by the coding sequence ATGCGAAATTGTTTGCTGATGCTGCTTTGTTGCTGCAGTCTGTTTGTTGTGCAGGCGCAGCCCCGTACCGATACCTTACTGAAGAATATGTTTGATCGCCAGGCTACGCCTTCCTTGCGGCATATCCTGCAGTACCCTGACTCCTTCCGGTATCAGTTGATCTATACACAGATTGACCGGGATGCAAACAACAAGCCTCATTTTAAAAACTACTATCTGGAGGTAGATGCCAACCAGTACTTTAATCCGGCCAGCACGGTGAAGCTGCCTATTGCAGTGCTGGCGCTGGAAAAGCTGCGGGAGCTGAAAGTACGTGGCCTGGATGGTAATACGCCTATGCTGACAGACAGCAGCTGGAGCGGACAGGTGACTGTACATACAGATAGTTCCGCTGCTAATGGCCTTCCTTCCATCCATCACTATATCAAAAAGATTTTTCTGGTGAGTGACAACGATGCATACAATCGTCTCTATGAGTTCATCGGTCAGCAGTCTATCCATGAAAGGCTGTGGAAAAAAGGATATAGCCGTGCCCGTATAGTGCGCCGTTTTATGCCGCTGTCTGAAGAAGAAAACAGACATACCAATGCTATTCGTTTTGTGGATAACGGCAAGACGCTATACGAACAAGCGCCCGCAGTCAGTAAACTGCAGTATGATTTCGGTAAAACCGTGAAAATTGGCCATGGATATATGGATAAGAACGATAACGTAGTGCCGGAGCCGATGGATTTTACCCGACATAACAATCTTCCGCTTGAAGATCTTCAGCGGATGTTGCAGACTGTTATATTTCCGCAGTCAGTGCCTGCTTCACAACGTTTCAGGCTGATCCCGCAGGATTATCGGTTCCTGTACCGTTATATGTCTCAGTATCCTTCTGAAACGGATTACCCGGCTTATGACACATCGGAATACTTTGACAGTTATACGAAGTTTTTTCTTTTTAAGGGGGCGGGGCATAGCATTCCGTCTAATATACGTGTATTCAATAAGACGGGATGGTCGTACGGTTTCCTGACGGACGCCGCTTATATCGTTGATTTTGAGCATAATGTAGAATTCATGTTGACGGGTACGATCTATGTAAACCGCGATGGTATTTTGAATGACAATAAATATGAATATGAAGAGGATGGCTATCCATTCTTCCGTGATGCCGGAAAAATCATTTATGATTACGAATTGCAGCGAAAGCGTGCATACCAGCCGGATTTACAGGATTTCCGGATCGATTACAAACAACGGTAG
- a CDS encoding fumarylacetoacetate hydrolase family protein, translated as MKLVSYLREESDQLAILVEGQLYNTQELHPDLPNNMGMFLMMWEDVIDIAIKADADLKAGKHPGSAKGISVESVQLLSPVPFPTSCRDGYAFRQHVAAARRNRKVDMIPEFDQYPIFYFTNHNAIQGPGDIHCMPDHFDKLDFELEAAIVICKAGRNITAAEADDYIGGFMIMNDMSARTLQMEEMKLNLGPAKGKDFSTVVGPMLVTPDELESFLIPAKPGHTGNNYNLKMTCKVNGIQVSEGNMGDMDWTFAEIVERCAYGVNILPGDIIGSGTVGTGCFLELNGTGKLNDPNYTEQWLQPGDVVEMEIDGLGTLTNTIVQEDTDFSILALKKNV; from the coding sequence ATGAAACTCGTTAGTTATTTAAGGGAAGAATCCGACCAGCTGGCCATACTCGTAGAAGGGCAGTTGTACAACACACAGGAACTGCATCCTGACCTGCCCAATAATATGGGTATGTTTCTGATGATGTGGGAAGATGTAATCGATATAGCCATAAAGGCAGATGCCGACCTGAAAGCAGGCAAACATCCCGGTAGTGCCAAAGGCATATCCGTAGAAAGTGTACAGCTGCTGTCACCTGTACCATTTCCAACGTCCTGCCGTGATGGTTACGCCTTCCGTCAGCATGTGGCCGCTGCCAGAAGAAACCGTAAAGTAGATATGATACCTGAATTCGATCAGTATCCTATTTTCTATTTTACCAACCACAACGCCATACAAGGCCCTGGTGATATCCACTGTATGCCTGATCACTTCGATAAACTCGATTTCGAACTCGAAGCAGCCATCGTAATCTGTAAAGCAGGCCGCAATATTACCGCAGCGGAAGCCGATGATTATATCGGCGGTTTTATGATCATGAACGATATGAGCGCCCGCACCCTGCAGATGGAAGAGATGAAGCTTAACCTCGGCCCCGCCAAAGGAAAAGACTTCAGCACTGTAGTAGGCCCTATGCTGGTTACACCCGATGAACTGGAATCGTTCCTGATCCCCGCTAAACCAGGTCATACCGGCAACAACTACAACCTGAAAATGACCTGTAAAGTAAATGGTATCCAGGTGAGTGAAGGTAATATGGGCGATATGGACTGGACCTTTGCTGAGATCGTGGAACGCTGCGCCTATGGCGTCAATATCCTGCCTGGTGATATCATCGGCAGCGGTACTGTTGGCACCGGCTGTTTCCTGGAGCTCAATGGCACCGGTAAACTCAACGATCCCAACTATACCGAACAGTGGCTGCAACCCGGCGACGTCGTGGAAATGGAGATCGATGGACTGGGAACCCTTACCAATACGATCGTTCAGGAAGATACCGATTTCTCTATACTGGCACTCAAGAAAAACGTATAG
- a CDS encoding flavin reductase family protein: MKVIPAEIKTTELQAYLQGAVAPRPICFASTVDVDGRPNLSPFSFFNVFGTNPPTLIFSPSRRVRDNTTKHTLENIYITREVVINVVTYDMVQQASLASCEYPEGVDEFVKAGFTPEPSERVKPLRVKESPVQMECVVKQIIETGTQGGAGNLIICEPVLIHINERILDAKGKIDPHKIDLVARMGGDYYCRASGSAVFEVPKPNTQLGIGVDALPLGIRNSRILSGNDLGKLGNVHEMPFVDAAFEDDHLKNIIQYYSITPEEMERELHQYAKKLLEADKVKEAWQVLLSA; the protein is encoded by the coding sequence ATGAAGGTTATTCCTGCTGAAATAAAGACAACTGAGCTGCAGGCTTATTTACAGGGAGCTGTGGCGCCACGGCCCATCTGCTTTGCCAGCACCGTCGATGTGGACGGACGTCCCAATCTTTCGCCCTTCAGCTTTTTTAACGTCTTCGGAACCAATCCACCTACGCTGATATTTTCACCATCACGAAGGGTCAGGGACAACACAACCAAACATACACTGGAGAATATTTACATCACCCGGGAAGTAGTGATCAACGTAGTCACCTACGACATGGTACAACAAGCCTCCCTGGCCAGTTGCGAATATCCCGAAGGAGTAGATGAATTTGTGAAAGCCGGTTTCACACCTGAGCCTTCCGAAAGGGTAAAACCACTCCGTGTAAAGGAAAGCCCTGTACAAATGGAATGTGTGGTAAAACAGATCATTGAAACCGGTACCCAGGGCGGCGCCGGCAACCTCATTATCTGTGAGCCCGTACTGATCCATATCAATGAGCGTATCCTCGATGCCAAAGGCAAAATAGATCCACATAAAATAGATCTGGTAGCCCGCATGGGCGGCGACTATTATTGCCGTGCCTCCGGCAGCGCCGTATTCGAAGTACCCAAACCCAACACACAACTTGGGATAGGCGTAGATGCGTTACCGTTAGGTATACGAAACAGCCGTATTCTGAGTGGTAACGACCTTGGCAAACTGGGCAATGTGCATGAAATGCCTTTTGTAGATGCTGCCTTCGAAGATGATCATCTCAAAAACATCATCCAGTATTACAGCATTACACCAGAGGAGATGGAACGGGAACTGCACCAGTATGCTAAAAAGCTGCTGGAAGCAGACAAAGTTAAGGAAGCCTGGCAAGTGTTGCTGAGTGCATAA
- a CDS encoding DUF4197 domain-containing protein: MLKKTLLVLLGVCSLQASQAQLLNKLKKLSKSNTSTTTTTSNTTGTTGASVTESEAGSAIKEALLKGVTNGIANLNKTDGFFGNELYKLLLPPDAVKIGNTLRAIGLGPQVDQAILQINRSAEKAVGFAAPIFVNAVKQMTLTDALNLIKGGNNSATEYFKGKTTDQLKSAFSPVIKKSLDSTSATRFYGDIVNSYNKLPTTFNKVNPDLQDYVTTMAVNALFDQIGKEEAAIRANPAARTTDLLKKVFGNVLK; this comes from the coding sequence ATGCTGAAAAAAACACTGTTAGTATTGCTGGGCGTTTGCAGCCTGCAAGCCAGCCAGGCACAATTACTGAACAAACTTAAAAAACTCAGTAAGTCCAACACCTCCACTACAACCACCACCAGCAACACTACCGGCACTACAGGCGCCAGCGTAACGGAATCCGAAGCTGGTTCCGCTATCAAGGAAGCACTCCTGAAAGGCGTGACCAACGGTATTGCCAATCTGAATAAAACAGACGGTTTCTTCGGCAACGAACTGTATAAACTGCTCCTGCCTCCCGATGCTGTTAAAATTGGTAATACGCTGAGAGCTATCGGCCTTGGCCCACAGGTAGACCAGGCTATCCTCCAGATCAACCGCTCTGCGGAAAAGGCAGTAGGATTTGCCGCTCCGATCTTTGTAAACGCAGTGAAACAAATGACACTCACGGATGCACTTAATCTGATCAAAGGAGGTAACAACTCCGCTACTGAGTATTTCAAAGGCAAAACCACTGATCAGCTGAAATCCGCTTTCTCTCCGGTGATAAAAAAATCACTGGATAGCACCAGCGCCACCCGCTTTTATGGTGATATCGTTAATTCATACAATAAACTGCCTACTACTTTCAATAAAGTAAATCCTGACTTACAGGACTACGTGACCACTATGGCCGTGAATGCCCTGTTTGACCAGATCGGTAAGGAAGAAGCAGCCATCCGTGCTAATCCTGCCGCCAGAACAACTGACCTTCTGAAGAAAGTGTTCGGAAACGTTTTGAAATAA
- a CDS encoding universal stress protein: MKTILVPTDFSDTAYNAATYALALAGQLGADRIVLYHAYELIVPIPDVPTSIPMVNPDDLRIAAVEGLEKMQKELTVVAGTDVSIVTRADNTLLAATINDVVKQEEATLIVMGITGGSKMEEIFVGSNTIDVVKHTTCPVLIIPGEAKFKGIQKVVFACDLCKVADTTPIAPLKKLLTVFKAELHVINIDHENKRFTTDTPFETLMLDTLLEGFQPQYHFIDNPNIIQGIVTFSESIQADLVITIPKKHGLFDSIFKRSNTAKLAYRTHIPLLAIHE; encoded by the coding sequence ATGAAAACTATACTCGTACCTACTGATTTTTCTGATACCGCCTACAATGCTGCTACCTATGCGCTTGCGCTGGCCGGACAACTGGGTGCGGACCGCATTGTGTTGTATCATGCATATGAACTGATTGTACCCATACCGGATGTGCCTACCTCTATTCCGATGGTCAATCCTGACGACCTGAGGATCGCAGCTGTGGAAGGATTGGAAAAGATGCAGAAAGAATTAACCGTTGTGGCCGGAACTGATGTCAGCATTGTGACACGCGCTGATAATACCCTGCTGGCCGCTACTATCAACGATGTGGTAAAACAAGAAGAAGCAACGCTTATTGTGATGGGTATTACCGGAGGCAGCAAGATGGAGGAAATCTTTGTAGGCTCTAATACCATCGATGTAGTAAAACATACCACCTGTCCGGTGTTGATCATTCCCGGTGAGGCAAAATTCAAGGGGATACAAAAAGTGGTTTTTGCCTGCGACCTCTGTAAAGTAGCAGACACAACACCTATAGCACCATTGAAGAAGCTGCTGACCGTGTTTAAGGCTGAACTGCATGTGATCAATATCGACCATGAAAATAAGCGCTTTACCACCGATACGCCTTTTGAAACCTTGATGCTGGATACTTTGCTGGAAGGCTTTCAGCCACAGTACCACTTCATTGATAATCCAAATATTATACAGGGGATTGTGACTTTTTCAGAGAGTATTCAAGCCGACCTGGTGATCACTATTCCTAAAAAGCACGGGTTGTTTGACAGTATCTTCAAACGGAGCAATACCGCCAAACTAGCCTACCGGACACATATTCCGCTTTTAGCGATACACGAATAA
- the lysS gene encoding lysine--tRNA ligase has product MTQLSEQEIIRREKLQELHKLGIDPYPAAEYPVNDTSVNIKTNFSEATKEQFQDVCLAGRIMSVRDMGKAAFVELQDKAGRIQLYVRRDDICPGEDKSAYDTVFKKLMDIGDIIGVKGYAFITKTGATSIHTRELTMLSKALRPLPIVKSVEGQVFDEVTDAEFKYRQRYVDLVINPEVKDVFVKRTKILQTIRDFYNNLGYLEVETPILQPIPGGATARPFVTHHNALDIPLYLRIANELYLKRLIVGGFEGVYEFAKDFRNEGMDRTHNPEFTVMEMYAAYKDYEWMMNTTETLLEKVALALHGTTQVQVGDKTIDFKAPFRRVPMYEAIQEHTGFDISGMDEAQLRDVCKQLGIHVDAKFGKAKLIDEIFGEKCEGHYVQPTFITDYPVEMSPLTKKHRSKPGLVERFELIVNGKEIANAYSELNDPIDQRERFEDQVKLMERGDDEAMYIDYDFLRALEYGMPPTSGIGIGIDRLTMLMTNQPSIQDVLFFPQMRPEH; this is encoded by the coding sequence ATGACACAATTATCTGAGCAAGAGATTATACGCCGGGAGAAATTACAGGAGCTGCATAAACTGGGCATCGACCCCTACCCTGCGGCAGAGTACCCGGTTAATGATACTTCCGTTAACATAAAAACCAACTTTTCGGAAGCCACCAAAGAGCAATTCCAGGATGTATGCCTGGCAGGTCGTATTATGAGTGTCCGCGATATGGGCAAGGCTGCTTTTGTGGAACTGCAGGACAAGGCTGGCCGTATCCAGCTGTATGTACGTCGCGACGATATCTGTCCCGGTGAGGATAAGTCTGCCTACGACACCGTCTTCAAAAAACTGATGGACATCGGTGATATCATCGGCGTAAAAGGCTATGCGTTCATTACCAAAACAGGCGCTACCTCCATCCACACCAGGGAACTGACTATGCTGTCTAAAGCCCTGCGCCCGCTGCCAATCGTGAAATCCGTTGAAGGACAGGTATTTGACGAAGTAACCGATGCGGAATTCAAATACCGCCAACGGTATGTTGACCTGGTAATCAACCCGGAAGTGAAAGATGTGTTTGTAAAACGTACCAAAATACTCCAGACCATCCGCGACTTTTATAATAACCTGGGCTATCTGGAAGTGGAAACACCCATCCTCCAGCCTATCCCCGGTGGCGCCACCGCCCGTCCGTTCGTTACACACCATAATGCGCTGGACATTCCGTTATACCTCCGTATTGCCAACGAGCTTTACCTGAAACGCCTGATCGTAGGTGGTTTTGAAGGGGTTTACGAATTTGCGAAAGACTTCCGCAACGAAGGCATGGACCGTACCCACAACCCGGAATTTACCGTGATGGAAATGTACGCCGCCTACAAGGATTATGAGTGGATGATGAACACCACCGAAACCCTGCTCGAAAAAGTAGCCCTGGCCCTCCATGGCACTACACAGGTACAGGTAGGTGATAAAACCATCGACTTCAAAGCTCCTTTCCGCCGTGTACCCATGTACGAAGCCATCCAGGAACATACCGGCTTCGATATCTCCGGTATGGACGAGGCACAGCTCCGCGATGTGTGCAAACAGCTGGGCATTCACGTAGATGCCAAATTCGGTAAAGCCAAACTGATCGACGAAATCTTCGGCGAAAAATGCGAAGGCCACTACGTTCAGCCTACCTTTATCACCGATTATCCGGTGGAAATGAGCCCGCTGACCAAAAAACACCGCAGCAAACCCGGACTGGTAGAGCGTTTTGAACTGATCGTTAACGGTAAGGAAATCGCCAACGCCTATAGTGAGCTGAACGATCCTATCGATCAGCGCGAACGTTTCGAAGATCAGGTAAAACTGATGGAACGCGGCGATGATGAAGCCATGTACATCGATTACGACTTCCTCCGTGCCCTGGAATACGGTATGCCTCCTACTTCCGGTATCGGAATCGGTATAGACCGCCTCACCATGCTGATGACCAACCAGCCTTCTATTCAGGATGTGTTGTTCTTCCCGCAGATGAGACCAGAACATTAA
- a CDS encoding S9 family peptidase — MRSLQWLKPACLGGTALLLAAMPRVQAQEKQDITFEQAFRGKPTDISKPLPVLKGWADAEHYLEMRPDAATGHVQAMKVDARTGKAEIYTAPVDGPSVEVRDNDIYYKSAEGNSIRLTNDTLEEKNPTLSPDGKVVAFTRKNDLYSVEVATKKETRYTNDGTDVIYNGWASWVYYEEILGRPTRYRAFWWSPDSKQIAYMHFDDRKVPVFPIYSEKGQHGYLENTRYPKAGDPNPTVKVGVVPVGGGNTVWADFNEQDDQYFGTPFWSADSKQLWIQWMPRSQDNLKIYSINPQTGTKKEIYNEVQKTWVSWFDAVPFLQNNQGFLLHSDKTGWSHLYLHNMDGSLKKQLTSGNWTVKDVILTDEKNQVIYFTARKEASTRFDLYKVHMKTGVITRLTFGNYNHNISMSPDGKYFITTYSNLQTPSKMALLDNNGKIIRELGDSKGSKFDQYNLAKPTLTTYKTRDGLVLPMTITMPVHMQPGKKYPILISIYGGPNAGTVYDTWKADPGNQWWAQEGVVLVTIDNRSSGQLGKTGMNYIHRQLGKYEIEDYMDAATWLRSQPWADPAKICMTGGSFGGYMTCMALTYGADVFTYGMANFAVTDWQLYDSHYTERYMDTPAENPEGYKITSVMTYADKYKGLLRIAHGTMDDNVHMQNSIQLIDKFENLNKHFEFILYPGERHGWRSKNAHASQEMSRFIYNNLLDKPFPAMFTNK; from the coding sequence ATGAGAAGCTTACAATGGTTGAAACCAGCCTGCCTGGGCGGAACCGCCCTTTTACTGGCTGCCATGCCCCGTGTGCAGGCCCAGGAAAAGCAGGACATTACATTTGAACAGGCCTTCAGAGGCAAACCAACTGATATCAGCAAACCTTTGCCTGTACTAAAAGGCTGGGCAGATGCAGAACACTATCTGGAAATGCGCCCTGATGCCGCCACTGGTCATGTACAAGCCATGAAAGTGGATGCCCGCACCGGGAAAGCGGAAATATATACTGCACCGGTAGATGGTCCCAGCGTAGAAGTACGTGACAACGATATTTATTATAAAAGTGCTGAAGGCAACAGCATTCGCTTGACCAACGACACCCTGGAGGAAAAGAACCCCACCCTGTCGCCCGATGGCAAAGTAGTGGCCTTTACCCGCAAAAACGACCTGTACAGTGTAGAAGTGGCCACCAAAAAGGAAACACGCTACACCAACGACGGTACAGATGTCATCTACAACGGATGGGCTTCCTGGGTATATTATGAAGAAATCCTTGGCCGCCCTACCCGCTACCGCGCCTTCTGGTGGAGCCCCGACAGTAAACAGATCGCCTATATGCACTTTGACGACCGCAAAGTGCCGGTATTCCCCATCTACAGCGAAAAAGGACAACATGGCTACCTGGAAAACACCCGTTATCCCAAAGCCGGCGATCCTAACCCTACTGTAAAAGTAGGAGTAGTGCCCGTTGGCGGTGGTAATACCGTTTGGGCCGACTTCAATGAACAAGACGATCAATACTTCGGTACCCCTTTCTGGTCAGCCGATAGCAAACAGCTGTGGATACAATGGATGCCCCGCAGCCAGGACAACCTGAAAATATACAGCATCAACCCACAGACCGGCACCAAAAAAGAGATCTACAATGAGGTACAAAAAACCTGGGTCAGCTGGTTTGATGCCGTGCCTTTCCTGCAAAATAATCAGGGCTTCCTCCTGCACAGCGATAAAACCGGCTGGTCACATCTTTACCTCCATAACATGGACGGCTCTCTGAAAAAACAGCTGACCAGCGGTAACTGGACCGTAAAAGATGTAATCCTGACAGACGAAAAAAACCAGGTTATCTATTTCACTGCCCGTAAAGAAGCGTCTACCCGTTTCGATCTCTATAAAGTGCATATGAAAACAGGCGTTATCACCCGCCTCACCTTCGGCAACTACAATCACAACATCAGTATGTCGCCAGACGGTAAATACTTCATTACCACTTATTCCAACCTGCAAACGCCTTCCAAAATGGCGCTGCTGGACAACAACGGTAAGATCATCCGCGAGCTGGGAGATAGCAAAGGCAGCAAGTTTGACCAGTATAACCTGGCCAAACCGACACTGACCACCTACAAAACCCGCGACGGCCTTGTACTGCCTATGACCATCACCATGCCGGTGCATATGCAGCCTGGTAAAAAATATCCGATACTCATCAGTATCTATGGCGGTCCTAATGCCGGTACTGTATACGACACCTGGAAAGCTGATCCTGGGAACCAATGGTGGGCACAGGAAGGAGTGGTGCTCGTAACTATCGACAACCGCAGCAGCGGACAGCTGGGTAAAACGGGGATGAATTATATCCATCGCCAGCTGGGTAAATATGAAATTGAAGACTATATGGACGCAGCCACCTGGTTACGCTCCCAACCCTGGGCCGATCCTGCTAAAATATGTATGACAGGCGGCAGTTTTGGAGGTTATATGACCTGTATGGCCCTCACTTATGGCGCGGATGTATTTACATATGGGATGGCCAATTTTGCCGTTACTGACTGGCAACTGTATGACAGCCACTATACTGAACGCTACATGGATACACCGGCTGAAAATCCGGAAGGTTATAAAATCACTTCCGTGATGACCTATGCCGATAAATATAAAGGCCTGCTTCGCATTGCGCATGGCACTATGGATGATAATGTGCATATGCAGAACTCTATTCAGCTGATCGATAAATTCGAAAACCTGAACAAACACTTTGA